One window of the Streptomyces asoensis genome contains the following:
- a CDS encoding thiolase family protein: MTEAVVIGVGLHPFGRFPGKPALDMGADAVRLALADAGVDWPQVQGGYIGSYEVANPDAIVGRLGLTGIPLRGVFNGCATAGTAVALAARAIETGEHDLTIAIGLDKHPRGAFAADPSVAGIPSWYGQTGLFLTTHFFGMKINRYMHDHGISHETLARVASKNFRNAAGNEKAWRRTPLSPEEILASPVLNHPLRQFMYCGPNEGAAALVLCRADQAHKYTATPVRIRATALRSRRLGAFEVQSPSFPVGEPVASPTVDASREAYERAGIGPEDVDVAQLQDTDAGSEIIHMAENGLCKDGEQERLVAEGATEIGGRLPVNTDGGLLGNGEPIGASGLRQIHEIVLQLRGAAGSRQIPGTPRVGYTHLYGAPGASAVTILST; this comes from the coding sequence GTGACCGAGGCAGTCGTCATCGGCGTGGGGCTCCACCCCTTCGGCCGTTTCCCGGGCAAGCCGGCGCTGGACATGGGCGCGGACGCGGTACGGCTGGCGCTCGCCGACGCGGGCGTCGACTGGCCGCAGGTCCAGGGTGGTTACATCGGCAGCTACGAGGTCGCGAACCCGGACGCGATCGTCGGGCGGCTCGGCCTGACGGGCATACCGCTGCGCGGCGTGTTCAACGGCTGTGCCACGGCAGGTACCGCGGTGGCGCTGGCCGCCCGCGCGATCGAGACCGGCGAGCACGACCTGACCATCGCGATCGGCCTGGACAAGCACCCGCGGGGCGCGTTCGCCGCCGATCCGTCCGTGGCCGGCATCCCCTCCTGGTACGGGCAGACCGGCCTGTTCCTCACCACCCACTTCTTCGGCATGAAGATCAACCGCTATATGCACGACCACGGCATCTCCCACGAGACGCTCGCGCGCGTGGCGTCGAAGAACTTCCGCAACGCGGCCGGGAACGAGAAGGCCTGGCGCCGCACGCCCCTCAGCCCGGAGGAGATACTCGCGTCCCCGGTCCTCAACCACCCGCTCCGGCAGTTCATGTACTGCGGCCCGAACGAGGGCGCCGCGGCCCTCGTGCTGTGCCGGGCCGACCAGGCCCACAAGTACACGGCCACCCCCGTACGGATCCGGGCCACCGCCCTGCGCAGCCGCCGGCTCGGCGCCTTCGAGGTGCAGAGCCCGTCGTTCCCGGTCGGGGAACCCGTGGCGAGCCCGACGGTGGACGCGTCACGGGAGGCCTACGAGCGGGCCGGCATCGGGCCCGAGGACGTCGATGTCGCCCAGCTCCAGGACACCGACGCCGGGTCGGAGATCATCCACATGGCCGAGAACGGCCTGTGCAAGGACGGCGAGCAGGAACGCCTCGTCGCCGAGGGCGCCACGGAGATCGGCGGACGCCTCCCGGTGAACACGGACGGCGGTCTGCTCGGCAACGGGGAACCGATCGGCGCGTCCGGGCTGCGCCAGATCCACGAGATCGTGCTCCAGCTGCGCGGTGCGGCGGGCTCGCGACAGATCCCCGGGACACCCCGCGTCGGCTACACCCACCTGTACGGCGCGCCCGGTGCGTCGGCGGTGACGATCCTCTCCACCTGA
- a CDS encoding acyl-CoA dehydrogenase family protein produces the protein MRQDMQDFAAEVRRFLDAHVAKTPDRTALTWGEGDDSMAYFSSLPPEEEREQVRRAREWQRIRHENGFGWITGPQEYGGRGLTPVHDLLYDAIESEYDVADTGVLGVVGLGMIGPTILAHAQSPVKDRWLPAMYRGDAIACQLFSEPGAGSDLASVATRAVRGSGGEWVLNGQKVWTSVAQHSQIGLALTRTNPEAPKHRGITAFLVPMDAPGVEVRPLRQMTGGADFNEVFLTDVRVPDDHRLGEVDGGWTVALTTLMNERATVGSEGAGPVAAALSPDRLSALMRATWTWDDRALRARLAELLVDALATEHLNARALRKLRSGVSPGAEMSVSKLMYGQNLTRAAHFVTDALGPRAIADTGQWGTYAWTELLLATPALRILGGTEEIMKNILAERVLGLPKEPATTAAKEVRP, from the coding sequence ATGCGACAGGACATGCAGGACTTCGCCGCCGAGGTACGCCGCTTCCTCGACGCGCACGTGGCGAAGACCCCCGACCGCACCGCTCTCACCTGGGGCGAGGGCGACGACTCGATGGCGTACTTCAGCAGTCTCCCGCCCGAGGAGGAGCGCGAACAGGTGCGGCGGGCACGGGAGTGGCAGCGGATCCGTCACGAGAACGGCTTCGGCTGGATCACGGGACCGCAGGAGTACGGCGGCCGGGGCCTGACCCCCGTCCACGACCTGCTCTACGACGCCATCGAGTCCGAGTACGACGTCGCCGACACCGGCGTGCTCGGCGTGGTCGGACTGGGCATGATCGGACCGACGATCCTGGCCCACGCCCAATCCCCGGTCAAGGACCGCTGGCTGCCTGCGATGTACCGCGGGGACGCCATCGCCTGCCAGCTGTTCAGCGAACCCGGCGCGGGGTCCGACCTCGCGAGCGTGGCCACCCGGGCGGTCCGGGGGAGCGGGGGAGAGTGGGTGCTCAACGGGCAGAAGGTGTGGACCTCGGTCGCCCAGCACAGCCAGATCGGCCTCGCCCTCACCCGTACGAACCCGGAGGCGCCCAAGCACCGCGGGATCACCGCGTTTCTCGTCCCCATGGACGCCCCCGGCGTCGAGGTCCGCCCGCTGCGCCAGATGACCGGCGGCGCGGACTTCAACGAGGTGTTCCTCACCGACGTCCGCGTCCCCGACGACCACCGCCTCGGCGAGGTCGACGGCGGCTGGACCGTCGCCCTGACCACCCTGATGAACGAGCGGGCCACGGTCGGCAGCGAGGGCGCGGGCCCGGTGGCTGCCGCCCTGTCCCCGGACCGCCTCTCGGCACTCATGCGGGCCACCTGGACCTGGGACGACCGCGCCCTGCGCGCCCGCCTCGCCGAACTCCTCGTGGACGCCCTGGCCACCGAACACCTCAACGCACGCGCCCTGCGCAAGCTCCGCAGCGGGGTGTCGCCGGGCGCCGAGATGTCCGTCTCAAAGCTGATGTACGGTCAGAACCTCACCAGGGCGGCCCACTTCGTCACAGACGCCCTCGGACCGCGGGCGATCGCCGACACCGGTCAGTGGGGCACGTACGCCTGGACCGAGCTGCTCCTCGCCACCCCCGCACTCAGGATCCTCGGGGGCACCGAGGAGATCATGAAGAACATCCTCGCGGAACGCGTCCTCGGTCTGCCCAAGGAACCGGCGACCACCGCTGCCAAGGAGGTGCGGCCATGA
- a CDS encoding acyl-CoA dehydrogenase family protein has protein sequence MDADDFTAVLSEVRRFVRERVVPLEAEIDEKDEMPTDIREAAKKMGLFGFALPEEYGGLGLSMYEEARLMFELGYTTPSLRSMFGTNNGIAGHVLMVGGTEGQKAEWLPRIASGEVLASFALTEPDAGSDPSTLTTRAHREGDTWVINGAKRYITNAPLADVFMVFARTDPDAPRTRGISTFLVPAGTPGLTVAPKDHKMGQFGAWTADVYFDDVRVPAEALVGGEDGLDRGFHTAMGCIAHGRVHISSLCVGMAERLVDESVEYARTRRQSGRAIGSYQLVQGLIADSMTDYYAGRATVLEAARAFDAGTDTKIGPSCAKYFASEMVWRVADRAVQIHGGAGYMRGVAVERFYRDARLFRIYEGTSQIQQVIIAKALLGEAARG, from the coding sequence ATGGACGCGGACGACTTCACAGCGGTGCTGTCGGAGGTCCGGCGCTTCGTCCGGGAACGCGTCGTGCCGCTGGAGGCGGAGATCGACGAGAAGGACGAGATGCCGACGGACATCCGCGAGGCGGCGAAGAAGATGGGCCTCTTCGGCTTCGCGCTGCCCGAGGAGTACGGCGGGCTGGGCCTGTCGATGTACGAGGAGGCCCGGCTGATGTTCGAACTGGGCTACACCACCCCGTCGCTGCGGTCGATGTTCGGCACCAACAACGGCATCGCCGGACATGTCCTGATGGTCGGCGGCACGGAGGGCCAGAAGGCGGAGTGGCTGCCCCGGATCGCCTCCGGCGAGGTGCTGGCGTCCTTCGCGCTCACCGAGCCGGACGCCGGTTCCGACCCGTCGACGCTCACCACCCGCGCGCACCGGGAGGGGGACACCTGGGTGATCAACGGCGCCAAGCGGTACATCACCAACGCGCCGCTCGCCGACGTCTTCATGGTCTTCGCCCGGACCGACCCCGACGCCCCGCGCACCCGGGGCATCTCCACCTTCCTGGTCCCGGCCGGCACGCCGGGCCTCACGGTGGCGCCCAAGGACCACAAGATGGGCCAGTTCGGCGCCTGGACCGCCGACGTGTACTTCGACGACGTACGCGTACCGGCCGAGGCCCTCGTGGGCGGCGAGGACGGTCTGGACCGTGGCTTCCACACGGCGATGGGCTGTATCGCGCACGGCAGGGTGCACATCTCGTCCCTCTGTGTCGGCATGGCCGAACGGCTGGTCGACGAGTCGGTGGAGTACGCCCGCACCCGCAGACAGTCGGGGAGGGCCATCGGCTCCTACCAGCTCGTCCAGGGCCTGATCGCCGACTCGATGACCGACTACTACGCCGGACGTGCCACGGTCCTGGAGGCGGCCCGCGCCTTCGACGCCGGCACGGACACCAAGATCGGGCCGTCCTGCGCCAAGTACTTCGCCAGCGAGATGGTGTGGCGGGTGGCGGACCGCGCGGTACAGATCCACGGCGGCGCGGGCTATATGCGCGGGGTCGCCGTCGAGCGCTTCTACCGCGACGCCCGGCTGTTCCGCATCTACGAGGGGACCAGCCAGATCCAACAGGTGATCATCGCGAAGGCACTGCTCGGCGAGGCCGCCCGCGGCTGA
- a CDS encoding SDR family oxidoreductase, with amino-acid sequence MSQGVVDGRVVVVTGAGNGIGRAHALAFAAHGAKVVVNDLGGARDGAGASAGPAQRVVDEIVAAGGAAVANTDDISGWEGAGRLVRQAVDTYGRLDVLVNNAGILRDRMIVSMTEQDWDSVLAVHLKGSFATLHHAAAYWRERAKSGHGNDARVINTTSPSGIFGNPGQSNYGAAKAGIAGLTIIAAAELARYGVTVNAIAPTALTRLTEDIEMMKRAAEAQDLTPEAISPLVVWLGSAASREVTGRVFGVVGNRITVLEGWVNGPGVGADTRWTPDELSSVVPNLVAKAAPNADALGNRNGA; translated from the coding sequence ATGTCACAAGGAGTGGTCGACGGCCGGGTCGTGGTCGTCACCGGCGCCGGCAACGGGATCGGCCGGGCACACGCCCTGGCGTTCGCCGCGCACGGAGCGAAAGTCGTGGTCAACGACCTGGGCGGCGCGCGCGACGGAGCGGGCGCCTCGGCCGGTCCCGCCCAGCGCGTGGTCGACGAGATCGTCGCGGCCGGCGGTGCGGCGGTGGCCAACACGGACGACATCTCCGGCTGGGAGGGCGCGGGCCGGCTCGTCCGCCAGGCGGTCGACACCTACGGCCGTCTGGACGTGTTGGTGAACAACGCCGGCATCCTCCGCGACCGGATGATCGTGTCGATGACCGAGCAGGACTGGGACAGCGTCCTCGCCGTCCATCTCAAGGGCAGCTTCGCCACCCTGCACCACGCGGCCGCGTACTGGCGCGAGCGCGCCAAGTCCGGTCACGGCAACGACGCCCGGGTGATCAACACGACCTCCCCGTCCGGCATCTTCGGCAACCCCGGCCAGTCGAACTACGGCGCCGCCAAGGCGGGCATCGCCGGCCTCACGATCATCGCCGCGGCCGAACTCGCCCGCTACGGCGTGACGGTGAACGCCATCGCGCCCACCGCCCTCACCCGGCTCACCGAGGACATCGAGATGATGAAGCGGGCCGCCGAGGCCCAGGACCTCACCCCCGAGGCCATCTCCCCCCTTGTGGTGTGGCTGGGCTCCGCGGCCTCGCGCGAGGTCACCGGACGGGTCTTCGGTGTCGTCGGCAACCGGATCACCGTGCTCGAGGGCTGGGTCAACGGCCCGGGCGTGGGCGCCGACACCCGGTGGACGCCCGACGAGCTGTCCTCCGTCGTCCCGAACCTGGTGGCCAAGGCGGCTCCGAACGCCGACGCCCTGGGCAACCGGAACGGGGCGTGA
- a CDS encoding enoyl-CoA hydratase/isomerase family protein, producing the protein MSTVLRVELRDRIAVLTLDRPERLNAVGSGTVDRLTRALNDIRDNDDVRALVVTGAGRAFSAGADLGEIESFTTPGQFRAFVGRLTEAYALLEDFPKPSVAAVHGFAFGGGLELALACDLRVAERGALLGLPEMKLGVLPGAGGTQRLPRLVPPAVAKQMILTGEPIDAERARELGLVNELAEPGAVLETARALAARLAAGAPLALAAGKRLIDYGLGMDLEAAVAYERETVSVLFCTEDRTEGLKAFRERRPGEFRGM; encoded by the coding sequence GTGAGCACCGTGCTGCGTGTCGAACTCCGCGACAGGATCGCCGTGTTGACCCTCGACCGGCCGGAACGCCTCAACGCCGTCGGCTCCGGGACGGTGGACCGGCTCACCCGGGCGCTGAACGACATCCGCGACAACGACGACGTACGGGCCCTGGTCGTGACCGGGGCGGGCCGGGCCTTCTCGGCCGGTGCCGACCTCGGTGAGATCGAGTCGTTCACGACACCGGGGCAGTTCCGTGCCTTCGTGGGGCGTCTGACCGAGGCGTACGCGCTGCTGGAGGACTTTCCCAAGCCCTCGGTCGCGGCCGTTCACGGGTTCGCCTTCGGCGGCGGCCTGGAGCTGGCGCTCGCCTGCGACCTGCGGGTCGCCGAGCGGGGCGCCCTGCTCGGCCTGCCGGAGATGAAACTCGGGGTGCTGCCGGGCGCGGGCGGCACCCAGCGGCTGCCACGTCTGGTGCCGCCCGCGGTCGCCAAGCAGATGATCCTCACCGGCGAGCCGATCGACGCCGAACGGGCCCGGGAACTGGGGCTGGTCAACGAACTGGCCGAACCCGGTGCTGTGCTGGAGACCGCGCGGGCCCTGGCAGCCCGGCTGGCCGCGGGCGCCCCGCTGGCTCTCGCCGCCGGCAAACGGCTGATCGACTACGGCCTCGGCATGGACCTGGAGGCGGCGGTCGCCTACGAGCGCGAGACCGTCTCGGTGCTGTTCTGCACCGAGGACCGGACCGAGGGGCTCAAGGCCTTCCGGGAGCGCCGACCGGGCGAGTTCCGCGGCATGTAG
- a CDS encoding acyl-CoA dehydrogenase family protein — MTADESALRELRSSVREFLEDKSPEEAVRKLMESEPRFDPAVWAQAADQLRLPGLALPEEYGGDGFGMVELGVVLEESGRALWCAPLFATVVLAAQALLAAGDAAACAQHLPGIAAGRTTATLAVAEDSGSWDPAMVSARAVPAGNGRWKLRGRKSFVVDGTTADLILVVARTVAGPSLFAVDRMATGLTAEPMETLDATRAMARLTFDAVPATLVGAEGAGGRIMARVLDTASTGLAAEQAGGARRCLETSVDHARVRHQFGRPIGSFQAVKHKCADMLVQVELAEAASREAARLADDESEGFPVASAVAHACCSRAYMVAAMENIQVHGGIGFTWEHPAHLYFRRAKSSQLLFGGPAVYHERLLDRLGI; from the coding sequence ATGACCGCCGACGAAAGCGCACTGCGCGAACTTCGGTCCTCCGTACGGGAGTTCCTGGAGGACAAGTCGCCGGAGGAAGCCGTGCGCAAGCTCATGGAGAGCGAGCCGCGCTTCGATCCGGCGGTGTGGGCGCAGGCGGCCGACCAACTGAGGCTGCCGGGACTGGCCCTCCCCGAGGAGTACGGCGGCGACGGCTTCGGAATGGTCGAACTCGGCGTCGTGCTGGAGGAATCGGGCCGCGCCCTGTGGTGTGCCCCGCTCTTCGCCACCGTGGTTCTCGCCGCTCAGGCGCTGCTCGCCGCCGGCGACGCGGCGGCCTGCGCGCAGCACCTCCCCGGCATCGCGGCCGGTCGGACCACGGCTACCCTCGCCGTGGCCGAGGACAGTGGCTCCTGGGACCCCGCCATGGTCTCCGCGCGCGCCGTACCGGCCGGAAACGGCCGGTGGAAGCTGCGCGGACGCAAGAGCTTCGTCGTCGACGGCACAACGGCGGATCTGATCCTCGTCGTCGCCCGCACTGTGGCCGGCCCCTCGCTCTTCGCCGTGGACCGGATGGCCACGGGGCTGACGGCGGAACCGATGGAGACCCTGGACGCCACCCGGGCCATGGCCCGGCTGACCTTCGACGCCGTGCCCGCGACGCTCGTCGGCGCGGAGGGGGCGGGCGGGCGCATCATGGCCAGGGTGCTGGACACCGCCTCGACGGGGCTGGCCGCCGAGCAGGCGGGAGGGGCGCGCCGCTGCCTCGAGACGAGCGTGGACCACGCCCGCGTCCGTCACCAGTTCGGCCGGCCGATCGGGTCCTTCCAGGCGGTCAAGCACAAGTGCGCCGACATGCTGGTACAGGTGGAACTGGCCGAGGCGGCGTCCCGTGAGGCGGCGCGGCTGGCCGACGACGAGTCCGAGGGGTTCCCGGTCGCGTCGGCGGTGGCGCACGCCTGCTGCTCACGGGCGTACATGGTCGCGGCCATGGAGAACATCCAGGTGCACGGCGGTATCGGCTTCACCTGGGAGCACCCGGCCCACCTGTACTTCAGGCGGGCCAAGTCCTCCCAGCTGCTCTTCGGTGGTCCGGCCGTCTACCACGAGCGGCTGCTGGACCGGCTCGGCATCTGA
- a CDS encoding DoxX family protein gives MKGQDAAALALRATLGPMLFAHGWNKVAGPGGLKGTTGWFEALGLRPAGVHARMAAGTEMAAGAGIALGLAGPLPAAATVGLMAVAARTDHRGKGFFVFKGGWEYVGVVGGAAVALAALGNGRYSVDGLLGRRRSGAGPALFAAGLGVVSAAALLAACYRPDEKPNGTDE, from the coding sequence GTGAAGGGCCAGGACGCCGCCGCGCTCGCGCTCCGCGCGACGCTCGGTCCGATGCTCTTCGCCCACGGCTGGAACAAGGTCGCGGGGCCGGGCGGGCTGAAGGGCACCACCGGCTGGTTCGAGGCGCTGGGTCTGCGGCCCGCCGGGGTGCACGCCCGGATGGCGGCCGGCACCGAGATGGCGGCGGGGGCGGGCATCGCCCTGGGACTGGCGGGCCCGCTCCCCGCCGCGGCCACCGTCGGCCTGATGGCGGTGGCGGCCCGCACCGACCACCGCGGCAAGGGCTTCTTCGTCTTCAAGGGCGGCTGGGAGTACGTCGGTGTGGTGGGAGGCGCGGCCGTGGCACTGGCCGCGCTGGGCAACGGCCGGTACTCGGTGGACGGACTGCTCGGACGCCGACGGTCGGGCGCCGGGCCCGCGTTGTTCGCGGCCGGGCTGGGCGTGGTGAGCGCGGCGGCACTGCTGGCGGCCTGCTACCGGCCCGACGAGAAGCCGAACGGGACAGACGAGTGA
- a CDS encoding SDR family NAD(P)-dependent oxidoreductase — MGILDDKVAIVTGGGRGLGRAHCLALAEAGATVVVNDLGAGVHGERTGDSPADDVVAEITKLGGRAVANHASVGDWGATEAMIADTVAEFGRLDVVVNNAGIVRDRMLFSMSEAEFDAVIAVHLKGTFALTRHACAYWREASKRGERVAGRIINTTSGTGLFGNQGQSNYGAAKAGIAGLTILTALEMRRYGVTANAISPIAATRMTEGLEVGAELEAGVGGFDPRDPANASGVVVYLASDDASWLTGQVLRIEGNRLNRLEGWTVSGVYPSRSGEALTPEELIDAVPRLYGAAPAGRATGVGQ; from the coding sequence GTGGGCATCCTCGACGACAAAGTGGCGATCGTGACCGGCGGTGGCCGGGGCCTCGGCCGCGCACACTGCCTGGCGCTCGCCGAGGCCGGGGCGACCGTGGTGGTCAACGACCTCGGCGCGGGCGTACACGGCGAACGGACCGGTGACTCCCCGGCCGACGACGTCGTCGCCGAGATCACCAAGCTCGGCGGGCGGGCGGTCGCCAACCACGCATCGGTCGGCGACTGGGGCGCGACGGAGGCGATGATCGCGGACACCGTCGCGGAGTTCGGGCGGCTGGACGTCGTCGTGAACAACGCGGGGATCGTGCGTGACCGCATGCTGTTCTCGATGAGCGAGGCCGAGTTCGACGCGGTGATCGCCGTACATCTGAAAGGCACGTTCGCGCTCACCCGGCATGCCTGCGCCTACTGGCGCGAGGCCTCCAAACGGGGTGAGCGGGTCGCCGGCCGGATCATCAACACGACCTCGGGAACAGGCCTGTTCGGCAACCAGGGCCAGTCCAACTACGGCGCCGCCAAGGCCGGGATCGCCGGGCTGACGATCCTCACCGCGCTGGAGATGCGCCGCTACGGCGTCACCGCCAACGCCATCTCGCCCATCGCGGCGACCCGGATGACGGAGGGACTCGAGGTCGGCGCCGAACTGGAGGCCGGCGTCGGCGGCTTCGACCCGCGCGATCCCGCCAACGCCTCCGGGGTCGTCGTCTACCTGGCCTCCGACGACGCGTCCTGGCTGACCGGCCAGGTACTGCGCATCGAGGGCAACCGGCTCAACCGCCTCGAGGGCTGGACCGTTTCGGGCGTCTACCCCAGCAGGTCGGGCGAGGCACTCACCCCCGAGGAACTCATCGACGCCGTACCGCGGTTGTACGGCGCCGCGCCTGCGGGCCGCGCCACCGGGGTGGGCCAGTGA
- a CDS encoding Zn-ribbon domain-containing OB-fold protein: protein MTTTQPVAEGLFTWPPTGSAPLRLIGSECTACGLVSFPASPDCVRCASTESKERLLSDRGTLWTYTTQNFRPPSPPYDGPRAFEPYSVGYVELPELLVEARLTEPDPEKLRIGQHMLLTLVPYTVRDDGTEVVTFAFAPAEDPAESEQETP from the coding sequence ATGACGACCACCCAGCCGGTCGCCGAAGGCCTGTTCACCTGGCCGCCCACCGGGTCCGCCCCCCTCCGGCTCATCGGCTCCGAATGCACGGCCTGCGGCCTGGTGAGCTTCCCGGCCTCCCCGGACTGCGTCAGGTGCGCGAGCACGGAGTCGAAGGAACGGCTCCTGTCGGACCGCGGCACGCTGTGGACGTACACGACCCAGAACTTCCGCCCGCCCTCCCCGCCGTACGACGGCCCCCGGGCCTTCGAGCCCTACTCGGTCGGGTACGTCGAGCTTCCCGAGCTGCTGGTCGAGGCCCGGCTCACCGAACCCGACCCGGAGAAGCTGCGGATCGGGCAGCACATGCTGCTGACGCTCGTGCCCTACACCGTCCGGGACGACGGCACCGAGGTCGTGACGTTCGCGTTCGCCCCCGCCGAAGATCCCGCCGAGTCCGAACAGGAGACACCGTGA
- a CDS encoding CaiB/BaiF CoA transferase family protein, translating to MRPLEGIAVVELGMWVAAPAAATMLADWGADVVKVEAPTGDPNRYTLRHVGQDIDSAPPFETDNRGKRGIVLDLRSEDGKEVLERLLERADVFVTNLRPGALERLGLSPDEVRARHPRLVVGTLTGYGWTGAERDRAGYDVSAFWARPGIAAMLNPAGEPPPGIRPGLGDRTAASNLVAGVLAALLRREHTGEGAVVDVSLLRSGTYANGNDLALHNFFGRRGRTRHRTEHESPLYNCYRAADDRWFWLVGLEGSRHWPGVVKALGREDLSADERFATGKARRGHVRELIAVFDEEFATRPLAEWAGRFDAEGVWWAPVQTLAEVSADPQAEAVGAFVEQPGMGDAPTLRTVATPVAFWGVDDKPRGGAPTLGEHTDEVLRELDNPGR from the coding sequence GTGCGGCCACTGGAGGGCATTGCCGTCGTCGAGCTGGGCATGTGGGTGGCGGCACCGGCCGCGGCCACCATGCTCGCGGACTGGGGCGCGGACGTGGTGAAGGTGGAGGCGCCGACCGGGGACCCCAACCGGTACACCCTCCGGCATGTCGGCCAGGACATCGACAGCGCGCCGCCGTTCGAGACCGACAACCGCGGCAAGCGCGGAATCGTCCTCGACCTGCGCTCGGAGGACGGCAAGGAGGTACTGGAGCGGCTGCTCGAACGTGCCGATGTGTTCGTGACGAACCTCCGGCCGGGCGCTCTGGAACGGCTGGGTCTGTCCCCGGACGAGGTGCGTGCCCGCCATCCCCGCCTGGTCGTCGGCACGTTGACGGGCTACGGCTGGACGGGGGCCGAGCGCGACCGGGCGGGCTACGACGTCTCCGCCTTCTGGGCCCGGCCCGGCATCGCCGCCATGCTCAATCCGGCCGGGGAGCCGCCACCCGGTATCCGGCCCGGCCTCGGCGACCGTACGGCCGCGTCCAATCTGGTGGCCGGGGTGCTGGCCGCGCTGCTGCGCCGTGAACACACCGGCGAGGGCGCCGTGGTCGACGTCTCGCTGCTGCGCTCCGGGACGTACGCCAACGGCAATGACCTCGCCCTGCACAACTTCTTCGGCAGACGCGGGCGTACCCGTCACCGCACCGAGCACGAGTCCCCCCTCTACAACTGCTACCGGGCCGCCGACGACCGGTGGTTCTGGCTGGTCGGCCTGGAGGGCAGCCGGCACTGGCCCGGTGTGGTCAAGGCGCTCGGGCGAGAGGACCTCTCGGCCGACGAGCGGTTCGCCACGGGCAAGGCCCGGCGTGGGCACGTACGCGAACTGATCGCCGTGTTCGACGAGGAGTTCGCGACCCGGCCGCTGGCCGAGTGGGCCGGGCGGTTCGACGCCGAGGGCGTGTGGTGGGCGCCCGTGCAGACGCTGGCGGAGGTCTCGGCCGACCCGCAGGCCGAGGCGGTCGGGGCGTTCGTCGAACAGCCCGGCATGGGTGACGCGCCGACGCTGCGGACGGTGGCGACGCCCGTCGCCTTCTGGGGCGTCGACGACAAGCCGCGCGGCGGCGCGCCGACGCTCGGCGAGCACACCGACGAAGTACTCCGCGAACTCGACAACCCCGGGAGGTAG